From the genome of Amyelois transitella isolate CPQ chromosome 16, ilAmyTran1.1, whole genome shotgun sequence, one region includes:
- the LOC106129720 gene encoding dual specificity mitogen-activated protein kinase kinase dSOR1, translating into MSKMSKNKLNLTLPPGSIETAPAVTPSNMTPQLKSATASERQGLAGKSKTSIEALTERLEQIEMDDTQRRRIEVFLCQKEKIGELSDDDFEKLGELGQGNGGVVMKVRHKSTGLIMARKLIHLEVKPAIKKQIIRELKVLHECNFAHIVGFYGAFYSDGEISICMEYMDGGSLDLILKKAGRIPESILGTITSAVLKGLSYLRDKHAIMHRDVKPSNILVNSNGEIKICDFGVSGQLIDSMANSFVGTRSYMSPERLQGTHYSVQSDIWSLGLSLVEMAIGMYPIPPPDAKTLAAIFGGHNEDHSPGQAPNSPRPMAIFELLDYIVNEPPPKLPAGIFSDDFKDFVDRCLKKNPDERADLKTLMNHEWIRKADAEKADIAGWVCKTMDLMPSTPNSNMSPFSS; encoded by the exons ATGAGCAAAATGTCGAAGAATAAATTGAATCTGACCCTTCCTCCAGGGTCCATTGAAACAGCACCGGCGGTAACTCCGTCGAATATGACGCCACAGCTGAAATCTGCAACTGCTTCTGA GCGTCAGGGCCTCGCTGGTAAGTCGAAGACCAGTATCGAGGCTCTTACAGAACGGCTGGAACAGATTGAAATGGATGACACTCAAAGAAGAAGAATTGAAGTATTTCTCTGCCAGAAAGAAAAGATTGGAGAGCTCAGTGATGATGACTTTGAGAAACTTGGAGAACTGG GTCAGGGCAATGGAGGTGTGGTGATGAAGGTGCGTCACAAGTCCACCGGCCTGATCATGGCCCGCAAGCTGATCCACTTGGAAGTCAAACCAGCGATTAAGAAACAAATCATCAGGGAACTGAAGGTTCTTCACGAATGCAACTTTGCACACATTGTGGGTTTTTACGGAGCTTTCTATAGTGATGGAGAGATCTCAATATGCATGGAGTACATGGATGGTGGCTCGCTGGACCTGATTTTGAAGAAAGCCGGCAGGATTCCTGAATCAATTTTAG GAACAATAACTTCAGCCGTTCTAAAAGGCCTCAGCTACCTCCGCGACAAGCATGCCATCATGCATCGCGACGTGAAACCATCGAATATACTAGTCAATAGTAACGGAGAGATTAAGATCTGCGACTTTGGAGTTTCCGGCCAGCTAATTGACTCGATGGCCAACTCCTTTGTGGGCACCAGGAGTTATATGTCT CCGGAGCGTCTCCAAGGCACGCACTATTCAGTACAATCTGACATCTGGTCTCTTGGCCTGTCATTGGTGGAGATGGCCATAGGGATGTACCCTATACCGCCGCCTGATGCCAAGACACTGGCTGCCATATTTGGCGGCCATAACGAGGACCATTCACCTGGTCAG GCACCAAACTCCCCACGTCCAATGGCTATATTCGAGCTCCTAGACTACATAGTCAACGAGCCTCCACCCAAATTACCTGCGGGGATCTTCTCGGATGACTTCAAGGACTTTGTCGACCGTTGCCTGAAGAAAAATCCAGATGAACGGGCAGACTTAAAGACTTTGATG AACCACGAGTGGATCCGCAAGGCGGACGCGGAGAAGGCGGACATCGCGGGCTGGGTGTGCAAGACTATGGACCTGATGCCCTCCACGCCTAATTCTAACATGTCTCCTTTTTCTTCATAA
- the LOC106129581 gene encoding chromatin assembly factor 1 subunit A, which translates to MKTSKSPVNKEVTPSKKKLTQARLPFKLISDASPTTVPQQPRKRKLSAPNSEPLTKIGKISKENGLTDDTVVISNDECKIEKEPQNDDKTMNPFVKLVDTAWKKKQKSKNKKNEKKKKDPEILPTSIKSSECEEAMEVEPSDCVSDENGIPNHDQPPKIQPSSPSESDVDKSSNAPVLTEKSADFSNNVDLIVLDRSNNSNDVNLKTNNETPADIGTEKNCEPHNKNTSDLQENGENKNDVISKEKCTDLEKSEESQKPKDKSKINVLTPKRSSRNKAKQEENSHLNSSTLNDSICSTPSTPKMNRSSSVSNSIGNESLNDSSASLTPKQQQKKLEYAKKKEEREKEKQEREKKKQQEKEERAKLKQEKEEQKKREREEKEEAKKREKEEKEEQKRKEREEKERQKELEKKLKEEKEDQKRKEREEKEEQRKKEKEAREEEKRKKQEAIELEKQEQELKKKKAAEAFTNFFVPKQKSEKYQTTEPASKTDILSSFRVKVDMRLAPTVRNDLTEEKRDNLDKLMERQNKEKLYLKSLKEGIAKPLSSGKTWPLDDKDNDVMIIEDELPPMDPAGEIMTCESAVRENLRPKLLSFHENRRPPYWGTWRKKSAFVKPRRPFGQDEKQLDYEVDSDEEWEEEPDGESINGSAAGSDDEEADEYEVDNEVFVPHGYLSDEEATMDEEDDVLSLSPEAQKARLKYLEDEFETEMKKPTEKLKPRIYGLLWETSDGGKPDNCVDALWNYFQKWSMIMGDPTSLLKPSAEPEEVDKKKVKKRKSEAAENSPKAESKKKTKSESKEVKSKADVKKNTSDSKKNQRDINSFLSKVKS; encoded by the exons ATGAAAACCAGCAAGTCGCCGGTAAACAAGGAGGTGACACCATCAAAGAAGAAATTAACACAAGCTCGTCTTCCTTTCAAGTTAATCAGCGATGCTTCACCGACCACAGTCCCTCAACAGCCTCGAAAAAGGAAGTTATCTGCGCCTAATTCTGAACCGCTGACTAAGATCGGTAAAATCAGCAAAGAAAATGGTCTAACGGATGACACAGTTGTCATAAGCAACGATGAGTGTAAAATCGAAAAGGAACCGCAAAATGATGACAAAACTATGAATCCGTTTGTAAAATTAGTGGATACAGCTtggaaaaagaaacaaaaaagtaagaacaagaaaaatgaaaagaagaaaaaagatcCAGAGATTCTACCAACTAGCATAAAAAGTAGTGAATGTGAGGAGGCTATGGAAGTAGAGCCTTCAGATTGTGTGTCAGATGAAAATGGTATTCCCAACCATGATCAGCCACCAAAAATTCAGCCAAGTTCACCTTCAGAAAGTGATGTTGATAAGTCATCTAATGCACCTGTTTTAACTGAAAAATCTGcagatttttcaaataatgttGATTTGATAGTCTTAGATCGTTCTAATAACTCTAACGATGTTAATCTGAAAACAAATAATGAAACTCCAGCTGATATTGGTactgaaaaaaattgtgaacctcataataaaaatacttctgACTTACAAGAAAatggtgaaaataaaaatgatgtaATTTCTAAAGAAAAGTGTACAGATCTTGAAAAATCTGAAGAATCTCAAAAGCCTAaagataaatcaaaaataaatgtactgaCACCAAAAAGGAGCAGTAGGAATAAAGCAAAGCAGGAAGAAAATTCTCACTTGAACTCTTCTACTTTGAATGATTCAATTTGCTCCACACCTAGTACtccaaaaatgaataggagtTCATCTGTTTCAAATAGTATAGGAAATGAGTCTTTGAATGACTCATCTGCCAGTCTTACTCCAAAACAG CAACAGAAGAAATTGGAGTATGCCAAGAAGAAGGAAGAGCGGGAGAAAGAGAAGCAGGAAcgtgagaaaaaaaaacagcaagAAAAAGAAGAGAGAGCTAAATTGAAACAAGAGAAAGAAGAACAGAAGAAGCGAGAAAGAGAAGAAAAGGAGGAGGCAAAGAAGAGGGAGAaggaggaaaaagaagaaCAGAAGAGGAAAGAGAGAGAGGAGAAGGAAAGGCAGAAGGAGTTGGAGAAAA aattaaaagaagaaaaagaggATCAGAAACGTAAAGAACGAGAGGAAAAGGAGGAGCAAAGGAAGAAAGAGAAGGAGGCCAGAGAAGAAGAGAAGAGAAAAAAGCAAGAAGCTATAGAACTCGAGAAACAGGAGCAGGaattgaagaaaaagaagGCAGCGGAAGCATTCACCAACTTCTTTGTGCCAAAACAGAAATCTGAAAAGTACCAAACTACAGAGCCAGCAAGCAAAACAGATATTTTATCAAGTTTTAGAGTAAAAGTGGATATGAGATTAGCACCTACTGTGCGGAATGATTTGACTGAAGAGAAGAGAGATAATTTGGATAAGCTGATGGAGAGACAGAATAAAGAAAAGCTGTATTTGAAAAGTCTCAAAGAAGGCATTGCGAAACCTTTGTCAAGTGGGAAAACATGGCCTTTGGATGACAAAGACAATGATGTTATGATTATTG AAGATGAGCTGCCTCCGATGGACCCTGCGGGCGAAATCATGACTTGCGAATCAGCTGTCCGCGAGAATCTTAGGCCTAAGTTACTGAGCTTCCATGAGAACCGCCGGCCTCCTTACTGGGGCACGTGGCGGAAGAAGAGCGCGTTTGTTAAGCCTAGAAGACCTTTTGGACAAGACGAA aaGCAACTAGACTACGAGGTTGACAGTGATGAAGAATGGGAAGAGGAGCCGGACGGGGAAAGCATCAATGGCAGCGCCGCGGGCAGCGACGACGAGGAGGCGGACGAGTATGAGGTGGACAACGAGGTGTTCGTGCCCCACGGATACCTCAGTGATGAG GAAGCCACGATGGATGAGGAGGACGACGTTCTATCTCTCTCGCCCGAAGCGCAAAAAGCCAGGCTGAAATATCTAGAGGACGAGTTCGAGACTGAAATGAAAAAGCCAAcggaaaaattaaaaccacGCATCTACGGTTTACTATGGGAGACGAGCGATGGTGGAAAACCAGATAATTGTGTTGATGCTCTATGGAATTACTTTCAAAAATGGTCTATGATCATGGGTGATCCTACAAGTTTACTCAAACCTAGTGCAGAACCAGAGGAAGTGGATAAGAAGAAAGTTAAAAAGAGGAAATCTGAAGCTGCTGAGAATAGCCCTAAAGCGGAAAGCAAGAAAAAGACTAAATCTGAAAGCAAAGAGGTTAAATCTAAAGCAGATGTGAAGAAAAACACGAgtgatagtaaaaaaaatcaacgcGATATAAATTCGTTTTTATCAAAAGTTAAATCTTAA
- the LOC132902669 gene encoding uncharacterized protein LOC132902669 gives MSNYPKFDFRDVSLGLRILRDFLLGRKHNLHGRFQPVIAPRSIPPPQIPRGPVYKYSNQYYCERNAYDSVKPPVVAPIAEGPPLTRDPFKKAQAGGIPPDSVCFNFAPTPGDAWWWDGHCYYECVPEPQPYCPERPPPRPKECGAKEEPPPCPPCPPCPLAPDKIPHSKC, from the exons ATGTCGAACTATccaaaatttgattttagaGATGTTTCCTTAGGTTTGAGGATACTTCGAGACTTTTTATTAGGTAGAAAACACAATTTGCACGGGCGTTTTCAACCCGTCATCGCTCCTAGGTCGATCCCACCGCCGCAGATCCCTCGTGGTCCTGTGTACAAATATTCCAATCAATATTATTGCGAGAGAAACGCGTACGATTCTGTAAAACCTCCTGTGGTGGCGCCGATAGCTGAGGGCCCCCCGCTGACCAGGGATCCGTTCAAGAAAGCGCAAGCTGGCGGTATACCACCTGATTCG GTTTGTTTCAACTTCGCTCCGACTCCCGGCGACGCCTGGTGGTGGGACGGGCATTGCTATTACGAATGCGTACCGGAGCCCCAGCCGTACTGTCCGGAGCGCCCCCCGCCGCGGCCCAAAGAGTGCGGCGCGAAGGAGGAGCCTCCCCCTTGCCCCCCCTGCCCGCCATGTCCTTTAGCCCCGGATAAAATACCTCATTCTAAGTGCTGA